TCGTCAACCAAATCAAGTCCTACTTGCCTGAAAATCGCTATATTATCACCCACTTTAGAGCTTAGCCCTGAGCTATGGAGCAGTGTAAAATCAACCTGTTTTCATGGGCTGATCAATGCACTGTCTGCATAGCTCCCCCCCATGTGGAAACAATACTGTAAGCTGTTTGACTCTTATTCATCACCTCTAAAATGAAACTGTGTGGAGATCAGCGGCTGGGAGTTCAGTGAACTCATGTAGAGAGAGCAATTCAAAGCAAAGACCAAGAACTGTATCCTTAATCTTAAACTCTTTTATTGACCCAGAGGTGTAATTAATTGGACAAAAATTGTGTTTAGATTTGTTTAACACAGGAACCACCAGCAAAACAGTGCTGCTGAAAGCACCTGGTCAggataaaatataacattattaGCTGTGTAGTGATTTCCTTCAGTCCAACAAGAAAGCACCTTTGCAATACAAAAAGGAAGTTGACACGGCAACAGCTCACTGTAGTTCTACAATGAGAAAAGCCTTTTCTGGGTTGAGGAAATTGTCAAGATTTCTTAAATGTGAAGTTATTGTAAGTTCCTACTCCTTTCCTGCAGTAGACAGATGTCACGTTGCCATGAGTTTGTACAAAAGTGAATACATCCTCAAAGAAGTGAAAGGGTAGTCAGGAGACCCAACTTTTAGCtgatttttgcagtttaaatcttaaactgaaaatgtttatatcaaTTCTAAGTAGTATAGCATTTATTAGACACTGTCACTTTCATTAGAGAAATCTCTTGCTATTTTCTGATCTAAATAACTTTCATATTActctaaaattgtgttttttatgttgcaaGTTGCATTAATTAATGCCACTAGGCTTTCAATGTTATATAGGATTTTAATATCTGATAGTGTTAGAACTAGaccacaattttattttgcttcaaatACAGCAAAGATGCCAATGTAACGTCTTACAGTTTGGTTTCACTCAGAATTACTGAAACAATGAAACTATTGCATGAAAATGCACCCAGTTTCtcattttgattaattcatAGATGAACTAATGTAAATTCaagttttctgatttattatttttaacaagccCAAACACCCTCTGTTTCAAGAAAGTATactaaaaaactaatttttaaagtcaactcatgaaatcattttgtttgtttatctcTTTTCTCTCCCCCGGGGCAGTTTTCTGTAATTAAGGAAAAATGCCAGTTGCCATCGGAGGGCCTCAGGGCTACACACCACCTGAGGGTGGCTGGGGTTGGATGGTGGTGATTGGGGCCTTTATCTCTATTGGCTTCTCCTATGCAACTGCCAAGTCCATCACTGTCTTCTTCAAGGAAATCGAAGTGATATTCAATGTGAGCAGCAGCCAGGTGTCTTGGATCTCCTCCATCATGTTAGCGGTCACATACGGTGGAGGTGAGCTGCACCCCACATCACACGCTGTTGATAACACTTGACATTTAGCACATCAGGAAGCTTGACTGAATCAATTCCTAGCTCTTAGCATGAGTGTGAAAGATTTATTCCTGCTGTGTTTAGTTAAAAatcaatcttttttattttttaacttttttagtGAAATATAGCCTTTAACAAAAGTTTCTCATACAGTGACAAAGAGGCGCCCAATTCTCACACTCATACAGCAGACCAGATTAATAAGTATGCCATTCTGGGAGAGAAACAGAACAATACTGTAGCTCTGCTATTGAAGTGCTTTTGCAACACTATCTGTCTCAGAAGCAGACGAATAGACTTTCCTTTGTGTAATCATGGGTTCTTTTCCCTTGTGCTTTGAGAGTGGAAGACCACCAGGACGTTTGACTGTGTTGTTGTACTGATGGTGGGATGAATGAGATGGTGGATGATGTCACAAACTTCTGGATAGTTGGATGGTGATAAGACTCTTTTCATGTGCTCAGAGTGgagtatatacagtacatatactgtatatatatatatatatatatatatatatatatcatcattttatttgataaaatatgtaaatatatttatataaaatatatattttctacatatttcttaaaactatcACTAAGTTTTGTCAGTATAACATGAGAcaaataatatgtgaaaaaagtcaAGCTCCTTTGCCTACTTCCCATGATCCTATTGCCATGTTCAGAAGTATACCGCCCCTGTGCAGatacaaccaatcagagccaggaggagtgtCTTCATGCTGTCAATCACACTCCTGTATGTAGTGCAGCAGAGAGGAACAATTTGTGTACATTAGGTTGGTTGAAAgtgctaagcccctcctcctggctctcatttaatgtttctgacagagaggcagaggagcttgagtTTTTCAGAGACTGTTTGCCTCTTATTATACTgtcatgttttaacaaatatgtaaaaattgtTGTGTACCCTGTAAAATGGACAACAATAAACTGATATTTTAGAGAAACGGAACACATAAAGTCACATCAACAATAGTTTCTGCATAATGTTGGATTCCATTCACAAATTAaaccacatatttaaaaatactgcaTAAAGACACATAAACTTTCTTTCTCACAATTAGACATAAATCTGACCGAACCTTTCATATTTCAGGTCTTTTAAGATTATCAGAGTTATCACTATGTAATAAATTCCAgcacaatgtatttttttctttcttcaaactCAAAGTTTGTATTTGCTCCATTTGTATTTGGTAGAATTGCCTTTCGATCTGTTAGACTTGggggaaacattttgtttatccACAATGGACCGCTATAGACTGCAGAAGTGGTGTAGCTACACCAGGTTTGTAGACTGTCTTACTCCAACACACTTTTCCATCTTTGCCCACAAATTTATATTATCATTTCAAAATACTGATGTTGTTGTCCTTCAGATGCTTTGTAACTTATTTGACTTTACTATTAGAGCCCTTGAAGattttaaagattgttttaaatctaaGCTGTAGCTTCTTGGCTGATGTCTTGAGATGTTTCATCAATGTTTGAACATAATGTTTTTTCCTCATGATGTCATCTATTTTGGGAAGAGCACCAGTCCCTCTGCAGCAAAACATTCACACAAAGTGATGCTGCCACAGTCATACATCATGGAGatgcttttctcttttctctacTTCTTCACACGCAACATTAGACATTTTGGCCAAACACGTCAAATTTTGTTTCATCATGCCAGACGGCATACTTCCAAAAATGGAGGTCTCTCTTCCTAAGAGCATTTTCAAATTAGTTAATTTATATTGTGTTTAGGATAATGGCTGCTTCCTCTCTGAGTGGCTTTTCAGCCCATGTTTTTACTTCAGTTGTTTGCTTGTGGATAATGAAAGTCTCTTACCAACTTCAGTGACAATCTTCATAAGATCTTTTGTCTGTGTCCTCTGGTTTACACAAATTTTGGACTCAAACACTTTCAAAGAACCCATCTTCTTCCTGAAAAGAAAGGAGCGTTTGAGTATCTGAAAGTTGGAAGAACTTGCTTTGTGATGGTTCCCAACTGTTCTATTGATATTGTACCTAATTTAGGAAGCAAAATTAATCATGTCACATGTTTATTATATACTAGAAACAACTGAAATGCCTCTTTCAGTGTAAGGAATCATTACAACACAACATAATCTTCGTAAGTTACTGAGTTATAATGTGAGATTGTTTGATTAACCTTAATCCTTTACAGGGGTGTATTCAAGACGTTTACCCTTACAAATAAATAGACTCAAGCTTTTGCGTGGTTAGGTGAAATGAACTCTTCACATGTCTTTACATGTGACCTGCTGTAACCTGCTGTGCCATAGATCCCTAGACAAATGACAACAGGAGGAACCTTACCCTTTTACTCCTACAGTACTAGGATGCTTTGGGTCCACTCATCCCCAGAGGGAACATTCGCAATACAAATCAATACCAACTTGTTCTGAAAGATCACCTTTTCCCACTTATGAAGCATCTGTTCCTCAATAGAAACTGTATTATACAGGATAGGAATGTTCCCCATTGACAGAATATGACTTTTCAGTCAGCTGCTTTGATACAAATCTTGTTGTTTCAGTTCTATGTCATATCTTATGATCAAGCTGAAGGTAGAACAGACTAGGGTATTGTCCTCATTGCTGCAGATGAGACCTAAGCTCCATCCTTCAATCAGTCTTGATCAAGACACTAGAACCCCTCTGTTTAAGGCAGAGTGTCACCCCTGAACTCAGAGTAGCCCACTTTTTCTTGGTAGATTATTAGCTTCTCTCATATCCCTAGAATTCAAGAATATCGGCATTATTGCATATCCCTTCTTTTCATACTGCACATCCTTCCTCCTTAGCCTTGATTGGGTGTGGTAACAGCCTCATTTGATTTTACTCAAATGTGTACATAATCAAGTGTTAGTCCATATCCCCTTAATCTTTGCAAGTCTGGAGGGAGCTGGTGCCTATTTCCAGGGGTCGATAGGTGAGATGTTAATGATATCCTAGACAGGTCGCTAGCCTGTCAGAAGAGAATGATTAgatgtaagaaaaacaattcaTGCAAATATTCACATGTACAGTTAAGCTCTGCATTGTATTATAACTCAAAATAAGACAAGGGAATGTTTTACAGTTCTGTATATTCATCTGGATAATCTCAGCACATCAACAGGAGTAGTTCAATAATGGTGTAGTGTTGCGTATCTCTGTACTCCTTTAATTTTGATACATCACGTTCATAATATTCTACCATGGTTTGTATCTGACCTTTATACCCTAAGCAACCCTCtctgtaaagtggaaggaaggAACTCATTGTTTGCGTGGAGATGGCCTgcattacaatttaaaaacccTTTGTCTTGCGCCATGTTGGCAAATGAGTTTGGACAACCTCTAAACAAAAACTGTCAGTTTCCATTTAGCTTCATTGGGGACTGCAGGGATTTGGCAGGGAGGCAGAAGTGTCTTCCATGTGGATCCTCATACTCATTTAGGCTCATTGTTATATGTGCTAGATGGAGATGGTGTTTTGCTTTCTGAACTCTGCATGCATTTTAGTCATTTGTCTGCAAGTCATAGAAAAGTCATACATTTTTCCCTTGAATTCAGTATGCATTTTGATGAGATGATCCACACATTTCCTATTCAGCCAGTCTTTCAGTAATAAGGGTGACAGGTGCCAAAAATGCcaaaagggcaaaaaaaaaaaaaaaaaaattcttttatcATCCTTTTGCAGATCAGTGATCACTGATATTCTCATACACACATTTCCAGAACACACACTTTAATACCGCCAACTTGTCTGAAGAgtttactattttaaaataaatccaagtcagttaaaaaaagaatacagtGTCATTTTGTATTAAGAATCAAGCACATTTTTTCAATacaatgtttgcagtttttctgaCGGATCACATTACGAATgacatgaaaacacatttactgCAGTGCAGCACTGACACAAATGATTGAGGAGACGGTTACAATTTGCTAAGCCACTGATGTAGCACTAGAGCCCCCTTTTGGAtgaatgtaaaatgtacatATGGTCTGAGTTTCAAAATCCTGTGACTCTGTAactagttttgtgtttttaaaataatattcccAGGCCCTATCAGCAGCATCCTGGTGAACAAATATGGGAGTCGTCCTGTCATGATGGTTGGAGGATTCCTGTCTGGAACTGGATTTGTTGCTGCTTCTTTCTGCAACTCCGTTGAGGCGCTATATTTTTGCGTGGGTGTAATGggaggtttgtggtttttatcttttactatttttatatttggtcAAGTGGAAATCAAGTGTTCACATacttgactttttcttttgataattttttttaggtttgggATTGTCCTTTAACCTCAACCCAGCCCTCACTATGATTGGAAAATACTTCTTCAAGAGACGGCCTGTAGCTAACGGGATTGCCATGGCTGGTAGCCCTGTCTTTCTCTCTACGCTGGCTCCTCTTAACACCTGGCTCTATGATCAGTTCGGTTGGAGAGGAAGTTTTCTAATCCTGGGCGGGCTTCTTCTTAATTGCTGTGTGGCTGGCTCCCTCATGCGACCAATAGGACAAAAACCCAAACTTGCAGAAAAGACCACTGAAAGGAAGAGTATATTGCAGACCATTAACAGCTTCCTGGACCTCACTTTATTTAAACACCGGGGATTTTTACTCTACATTATGGGCAATGTTGTCatgttgtttggtttatttgctCCACTGGTGTTTCTTTCCAATTATGCAAAGAGTAAAGAAATCCCTAAAGAGAAGGCAGCGTTTCTTCTCTCTGTGTTGGCTTTTGTTGACATGGTTGCACGGCCCTCAATGGGCATTGTAGCCAACACTAAGTGGATTCGGCCCAGGATACAGTACTTCTTTGCGATTTCTGTCTTGTATAATGGCGTGTGTCATGTTCTTGCTCCATTATCAGTAGACTACAAAGGCTTTGTAATTTATGCCATCTTTTTTGGATTTGCCTTCGGCTGGCTGAGCTCAGTGCTGTTTGAGACCTTGATGGACTTGGTTGGGGCCCAGCGCTTTTCAAGTGCTGTTGGGCTGGTCACTATTATGGAGTGTGCGCCGGTTTTGTTAGGGCCCCCGTTACTTGGTGAGTacagatttcacaaaaaaatatatacttttcatttttatacaatttctCAAATAGAAAGCctcagacaaaataataaattatgactTATTTTGTCTTCACAGGAAAGTTCAAAGACGTCTACCATGATTACAAGTACACGTACCAAGGCTGTGGGATTGTTCTCATCATCTCCAGTGTCTTCCTGTTTGTAGGCATGGGAATTAACTATCGACTGCTGgacaaggagaaaaaagaagaggagagaaaggCCAGGATGGGAGTTAGACAACCAAATGCCAGCAGGGATAACTCTGCCAAAGAGGTTGGAGAGGTTAGGAGCAGTGAGGACACTGTTTAGTGCTCTATTACTTGCCTGCTTGCATTTTATAACGCAATCTAATGTTGTTCgaagttatttttctgtgaataaCTTCACATCAACATGCCTCTGTTTCATTATATGCTGTTTTCGAACATTGCCGGTGATATCACAGACCATTTATTAGAACCCTTTAAGCTGTATTAAACTGTCAACATAAAATACCTCGTATGCATTATTCACTGTTTGCTTGTCCTACAAGATATATAATATGACAATTATGTTTAGTCAGGGgcttttattaatgtttttctctttgcataACTATATATGCttgttgtattttaatatgTACCAGGATCACAGCAAagcattatatttttaaagaagtgttttcttcttctttttggagTGTACCACACAATCTATTTTTGTAGATTAGCAAGTCATTTTTCCACCCCTCAAACGTTGTTCATTCCTATTCATTCAGCATTTGATTTATCTTGTAAAGATGTTGTTTGTAATATAATTGTTCAGTCAATTAGGATTTTTTGGAAGTTAATACAATCTTGAAGCACTGCTTTGTTTGCTAACAGAATTGGAATATGTGGCAccagctgcagtttgttgtattttctgtatATATGGAAGTTAcattagaaacaaataaaaagcaatttatCAAAACTGTTCACTTCATTCATTGTGTTTCATAACCCACAATACA
Above is a genomic segment from Xiphophorus couchianus chromosome 20, X_couchianus-1.0, whole genome shotgun sequence containing:
- the slc16a1a gene encoding monocarboxylate transporter 1a, yielding MPVAIGGPQGYTPPEGGWGWMVVIGAFISIGFSYATAKSITVFFKEIEVIFNVSSSQVSWISSIMLAVTYGGGPISSILVNKYGSRPVMMVGGFLSGTGFVAASFCNSVEALYFCVGVMGGLGLSFNLNPALTMIGKYFFKRRPVANGIAMAGSPVFLSTLAPLNTWLYDQFGWRGSFLILGGLLLNCCVAGSLMRPIGQKPKLAEKTTERKSILQTINSFLDLTLFKHRGFLLYIMGNVVMLFGLFAPLVFLSNYAKSKEIPKEKAAFLLSVLAFVDMVARPSMGIVANTKWIRPRIQYFFAISVLYNGVCHVLAPLSVDYKGFVIYAIFFGFAFGWLSSVLFETLMDLVGAQRFSSAVGLVTIMECAPVLLGPPLLGKFKDVYHDYKYTYQGCGIVLIISSVFLFVGMGINYRLLDKEKKEEERKARMGVRQPNASRDNSAKEVGEVRSSEDTV